A window of Gemmatimonadota bacterium contains these coding sequences:
- a CDS encoding insulinase family protein, giving the protein MTRATLLLLALACPALAAQVPSKTGGGVPPSGVEKSVPVVAPAAPLTPVVHDSLTTRFTVDGITVIHRRTNTSLFVANLYLLGGVHLATPQTAGLEPMLLELTERGTRKYPGEALRRAMARTGSAIGVAAADDYTVFGLRTTTDRVDSTWSIYADRLLAPSLMPADFEFVKQNRIAALAQRADDADAQLEYLSDSVAFAGHAYALSSVGTDRSVSSLTLDQLREFHRTQMVKSRMLLVIVGDLPRARIERLVGSTLGTLPEGTYRWQVPDALGPRSGTNVHIVSRRLPTNYILGQWSGPPAGDADVPALRVANAVLQGMLFQEVRSRLNLTYAVEARFRDRGVTAGGLYVTTTRPDETLRVMKAQLRFLQEETLRTEALGPLVQQFITEYFLDNETSGAQADFLARAELYRGDFRAGDRFVAELRAVTGEDIRRVVNKYINNLRFTYLGNPSQVNRFALMGF; this is encoded by the coding sequence ATGACGCGCGCGACACTGCTGCTCCTCGCCCTGGCCTGTCCGGCGCTCGCGGCGCAGGTGCCGAGCAAGACCGGCGGTGGGGTCCCGCCCTCCGGGGTCGAGAAGTCCGTCCCGGTGGTCGCGCCCGCCGCGCCCCTCACGCCGGTCGTGCACGATTCGCTGACGACGAGGTTCACCGTGGACGGCATCACGGTGATCCATCGGCGCACCAACACCAGCCTGTTCGTCGCCAACCTGTACCTGCTCGGCGGGGTGCACCTCGCGACCCCGCAGACGGCGGGACTCGAGCCGATGCTGCTCGAGCTCACCGAGCGCGGCACGCGCAAGTATCCCGGCGAGGCGCTCCGACGCGCGATGGCGCGGACCGGCAGCGCGATCGGGGTGGCGGCCGCGGACGACTATACCGTCTTCGGACTCCGAACCACGACCGACCGCGTCGACTCCACCTGGAGCATCTACGCCGACCGGCTCCTCGCGCCGAGCCTCATGCCTGCGGACTTCGAGTTCGTGAAGCAGAACCGCATCGCCGCGCTCGCGCAGCGGGCGGACGATGCCGATGCGCAGCTGGAGTACCTCTCCGACAGCGTGGCGTTCGCCGGCCATGCGTACGCGCTCTCGTCGGTCGGGACGGATCGTTCGGTCTCGAGCCTGACGCTCGACCAGCTCCGCGAGTTCCACCGGACGCAGATGGTGAAGTCGCGGATGCTGCTGGTCATCGTCGGGGACCTGCCGCGCGCGCGGATCGAACGGCTCGTCGGCTCGACACTCGGGACGCTTCCCGAGGGGACGTATCGTTGGCAGGTCCCCGACGCACTCGGTCCGCGCAGCGGCACCAACGTGCACATCGTGTCGCGGCGGCTGCCGACGAACTACATCCTCGGGCAGTGGAGCGGGCCGCCGGCCGGCGACGCGGACGTGCCGGCGCTCCGCGTGGCGAACGCGGTGCTACAGGGGATGCTCTTCCAAGAGGTGCGCTCGCGGCTGAACCTCACGTACGCGGTCGAGGCGCGGTTCCGCGATCGCGGCGTCACCGCCGGTGGACTCTACGTCACGACGACGCGCCCTGACGAGACGCTCCGCGTCATGAAGGCGCAGTTGCGCTTCCTTCAGGAGGAGACGTTGCGCACCGAGGCCCTCGGGCCGCTCGTGCAGCAGTTCATCACCGAGTACTTCCTCGACAACGAGACGTCCGGCGCGCAGGCGGACTTCCTCGCGCGCGCGGAGCTCTATCGAGGCGACTTCCGCGCGGGTGACCGCTTCGTGGCCGAGCTGCGGGCCGTGACCGGCGAGGACATCCGGCGCGTCGTCAACAAGTACATCAACAACCTCCGCTTCACCTATCTCGGCAACCCGTCCCAGGTGAACCGCTTCGCCCTCATGGGCTTCTGA
- a CDS encoding histidinol phosphate phosphatase — MTESLLEAVQVVARTAGDVALRHYRTALTVEAKGDGSPVTVADREAERAARDWLAQRFPHDGILGEEFGAQEGASGRRWLIDPIDGTKSFVRGVPLWGTLVAVTHGTEVLAGAAYFPAVGELIAAAPREGCWWNGRRASVSEVGTLAGATVLVTDDRTFGTSALAHGWHALAAEAGVARGWGDCFGYLLVATGRAEVMVDPIINPWDAACFLPIIEEAGGVFTDLAGTVTAFGGHAIATNRALAATARDFFDD; from the coding sequence ATGACCGAGTCCCTGCTCGAGGCGGTCCAAGTGGTGGCACGCACCGCCGGTGACGTGGCGTTGCGCCACTACCGCACAGCCCTGACCGTCGAGGCGAAGGGCGACGGCTCGCCCGTGACCGTCGCAGATCGCGAGGCGGAGCGCGCGGCGCGCGACTGGCTCGCCCAGCGCTTTCCCCACGATGGCATCCTCGGCGAGGAGTTCGGCGCGCAAGAGGGCGCGAGCGGACGGCGGTGGCTCATCGATCCGATCGACGGCACGAAGAGCTTCGTGCGTGGCGTCCCGCTGTGGGGGACGCTCGTCGCCGTCACGCACGGGACGGAGGTGCTCGCCGGCGCCGCCTACTTCCCGGCGGTGGGCGAGCTCATCGCGGCGGCACCGCGCGAGGGCTGTTGGTGGAATGGCCGGCGCGCCTCGGTGAGCGAGGTCGGTACGCTGGCCGGTGCGACGGTGCTCGTCACCGACGACCGCACCTTCGGCACATCGGCGCTCGCCCATGGGTGGCACGCCCTCGCGGCCGAGGCCGGCGTCGCCCGCGGCTGGGGGGACTGCTTCGGCTATCTCCTCGTCGCGACCGGTCGCGCCGAGGTCATGGTGGACCCGATCATCAATCCGTGGGACGCGGCCTGTTTCCTGCCCATCATCGAGGAAGCGGGCGGCGTCTTCACGGATCTGGCCGGCACCGTCACGGCCTTCGGCGGGCATGCGATCGCGACCAATCGGGCCCTCGCGGCCACGGCCAGGGACTTCTTCGATGATTGA
- the hisE gene encoding phosphoribosyl-ATP diphosphatase → MIDLDVLDFTKGGGLVTIVTQDHRTGTVLMVAHADREAIERTVATGEMHYRSRTRGLWHKGGTSGSVQRVVSLVVDCDGDAVLARVRPAGPACHTGATSCFGPGENDALGTLDATIAARAGAGDGGYTRKLLGDRNLRLKKIGEEASELVTACADGDAARATEETADLIYHALVALRAVGGSLDDVRTVLEGRAR, encoded by the coding sequence ATGATTGACCTCGACGTGCTCGATTTCACCAAGGGCGGCGGACTCGTCACGATCGTCACGCAGGACCACCGCACCGGCACGGTGCTGATGGTCGCGCACGCCGATCGCGAGGCGATCGAGCGGACCGTCGCGACGGGTGAGATGCACTACCGCTCGCGCACGCGCGGTCTTTGGCACAAGGGCGGCACCAGCGGGAGCGTGCAGCGCGTCGTCTCGCTCGTGGTCGACTGCGATGGCGATGCCGTGCTTGCGCGAGTGCGCCCGGCGGGACCGGCCTGTCACACGGGCGCGACGAGCTGCTTCGGTCCGGGCGAGAACGATGCCCTGGGGACGCTCGACGCAACGATCGCCGCGCGCGCCGGGGCGGGGGACGGCGGCTACACCCGGAAGCTCCTCGGCGACCGGAACCTGCGGCTCAAGAAGATCGGCGAGGAGGCGAGCGAACTCGTCACGGCATGCGCCGACGGTGATGCGGCTCGAGCGACCGAGGAGACCGCAGACCTGATCTATCACGCACTCGTCGCGTTGCGCGCGGTGGGCGGGTCGCTCGACGACGTTCGAACCGTGCTCGAGGGTCGCGCGCGCTGA
- a CDS encoding histidinol-phosphate aminotransferase family protein translates to MTTIFRAGLDAIPAYAPAPVAGLTLDLRDNVNLWGAPPKAAAALRTLPETALASYPGVSGGELTRALTARLGVRDDEIVAGCGSDDLIDACFRAVASPGERVAHPDPSFSMVPRFARLNGLEPVGVPLRPDGAADVDALLATGARIIYLCTPNNPTGTVTPASEVRRCIAHAPGIVVVDEAYAEFSSAPEWRHEVPALERVLVLRTFSKAWGLAGLRVGYGVGSRQLVDAVVRSRGPYKVNTVAEHAATIAVREDASWMRRTADDAVATRTRLDALVQGRRGVRPWPSEGNFVFWQVDGDADAFAARFAAHGIGVRAFRGLPGIGDALRIGVAPWRELERLVPVIEALWP, encoded by the coding sequence ATGACGACCATCTTCCGTGCGGGGCTCGACGCGATCCCCGCATATGCCCCCGCACCGGTCGCCGGACTGACCCTCGACCTGCGCGACAACGTGAACCTCTGGGGTGCGCCGCCGAAGGCCGCCGCCGCGCTGCGCACGCTCCCCGAGACGGCCCTTGCGTCATATCCCGGAGTGAGCGGCGGCGAGCTCACCCGTGCGCTCACCGCGCGACTCGGTGTCCGCGACGACGAGATCGTCGCCGGTTGCGGCAGCGACGACCTCATCGACGCGTGCTTTCGTGCGGTCGCCTCGCCAGGGGAACGCGTGGCGCATCCCGACCCGAGCTTCTCGATGGTCCCGCGCTTCGCGCGGCTCAACGGACTCGAACCGGTCGGTGTGCCACTCCGTCCCGACGGCGCCGCCGACGTCGATGCGCTCCTCGCGACGGGGGCGCGGATCATCTATTTGTGCACGCCGAACAACCCGACCGGGACGGTGACGCCCGCCTCCGAGGTCCGGCGATGCATCGCGCACGCGCCGGGGATCGTGGTCGTCGACGAGGCGTATGCCGAGTTCTCCTCCGCACCCGAATGGCGACACGAGGTCCCCGCACTCGAGCGCGTCCTCGTGCTGCGGACGTTCTCCAAGGCGTGGGGCCTGGCAGGGCTGCGTGTCGGGTACGGTGTCGGGTCGCGCCAGCTCGTCGATGCGGTCGTGCGGTCCCGGGGCCCCTACAAGGTGAACACCGTCGCCGAGCACGCGGCGACCATCGCCGTGCGCGAGGACGCGTCGTGGATGCGGCGGACGGCCGATGACGCCGTCGCGACGCGGACGCGCCTCGATGCGCTCGTGCAAGGACGGCGTGGCGTTCGTCCGTGGCCCTCTGAGGGGAACTTCGTCTTCTGGCAGGTGGACGGCGATGCGGACGCGTTCGCCGCTCGCTTCGCGGCGCACGGAATCGGCGTGCGCGCCTTCCGCGGGCTCCCGGGGATCGGTGACGCGCTCCGCATCGGCGTCGCCCCGTGGCGCGAGCTCGAGCGGCTCGTGCCCGTCATCGAGGCGCTCTGGCCATGA
- the hisH gene encoding imidazole glycerol phosphate synthase subunit HisH — translation MRRITLFDYGAGNLHSLGKALAGNGREVRVETDPLAALETDVLVLPGVGAFAPAAARLAAARVPMRDAVLGGLPTIGICLGMQLLFDTSEEGPGHGLGVIPGPVTRLAAARLPQIGWNAVEGATDPMFAASGLTTAYYANSFACRPFDVGAVTAWSTHERDRFPAAVRIGQCLGVQFHPEKSSRPGVNLLDHFLQHL, via the coding sequence ATGAGGCGGATCACGCTGTTCGACTACGGCGCCGGCAACCTGCATTCGCTCGGCAAGGCGCTGGCCGGCAACGGGCGTGAGGTGCGCGTGGAGACGGACCCGCTCGCGGCCCTCGAGACCGACGTGCTGGTGCTGCCCGGCGTCGGCGCCTTCGCGCCGGCGGCCGCGCGACTGGCGGCCGCGCGAGTGCCGATGCGCGATGCCGTCCTCGGCGGATTGCCGACGATCGGCATCTGCCTCGGCATGCAGTTGTTGTTCGACACGAGCGAGGAGGGGCCGGGCCACGGCCTCGGGGTCATTCCCGGCCCCGTGACGCGTCTCGCCGCGGCGCGCCTCCCGCAGATCGGATGGAATGCGGTCGAAGGGGCGACCGACCCGATGTTCGCGGCGAGCGGTCTCACGACCGCATACTACGCGAACAGCTTCGCCTGCCGGCCATTCGACGTCGGGGCGGTCACGGCCTGGTCTACGCACGAACGCGACCGCTTCCCGGCCGCAGTGCGCATCGGACAGTGCCTCGGCGTCCAGTTCCATCCTGAAAAGAGCAGTCGTCCCGGTGTGAACCTCCTCGACCACTTCCTCCAGCACCTCTGA
- a CDS encoding 1-(5-phosphoribosyl)-5-[(5-phosphoribosylamino)methylideneamino] imidazole-4-carboxamide isomerase, translated as MLAIPAIDLRDRHCVQLVGGDYQDESIRLDDPVAVARRWAAAGFSRLHVVDLDAATGRGDNRDLVRDILRQVTLPTQVGGGVRDEETLLALLDDGADQVIIGTRGIEDPSWLLEQAAHAPGRLILAADVRDRAVVAKGWTARTALSLADVIAELAAAPLAGLLVTAVHKEGRMEGTDLPLIEDAVQSSPWPVIASGGVGTMQHLRNLEDRGVSAVVLGMSLYTDALDARVVAEEFGA; from the coding sequence ATGCTCGCCATCCCAGCCATCGACCTCCGTGACCGGCACTGCGTGCAGCTGGTGGGCGGGGACTATCAGGACGAGTCGATCCGCCTCGACGATCCGGTCGCCGTCGCCCGCCGGTGGGCCGCCGCCGGCTTCTCCCGCCTGCACGTCGTCGATCTCGATGCGGCCACGGGACGCGGTGACAATCGCGACCTCGTGCGGGACATCCTGCGGCAGGTGACGCTGCCCACGCAGGTCGGGGGTGGCGTGCGCGACGAGGAGACCCTGCTCGCCCTGCTCGACGACGGCGCCGATCAGGTGATCATCGGCACGCGCGGGATCGAGGATCCCTCCTGGCTGCTGGAGCAGGCAGCGCACGCGCCCGGCCGGCTCATCCTCGCGGCGGACGTGCGTGATCGGGCGGTCGTCGCGAAGGGGTGGACGGCGCGCACGGCACTCTCGCTCGCCGATGTCATCGCCGAGCTCGCGGCGGCGCCCCTCGCGGGCTTGCTCGTAACCGCCGTGCACAAGGAGGGGCGGATGGAGGGCACGGATCTCCCGCTCATCGAGGATGCGGTGCAGTCGTCGCCGTGGCCGGTCATCGCCTCGGGCGGCGTCGGCACCATGCAGCACCTGCGCAACCTCGAGGACCGCGGTGTCTCCGCCGTGGTGCTCGGCATGAGCCTCTACACCGACGCGCTCGACGCGCGTGTGGTGGCCGAGGAGTTCGGCGCATGA
- a CDS encoding imidazoleglycerol-phosphate dehydratase — MTGARTAVRERRTGETTVRVEATLGRGTADVRTTVPFLDHMMTVLAKYSGIDLVIRAEGDLRHHIIEDVALTVGPAIAAALPATAARYGERLVPMDEAVVQAVLDVGGRPYYEGPIPSSLYDHWMRSFCDSGKFTLHLLVLRGTDRHHIVEAAFKALGFALRQAAVDSGAVFSTKGAIEMDAT; from the coding sequence ATGACCGGCGCGCGAACGGCGGTGCGCGAACGACGCACGGGCGAGACGACGGTCCGCGTCGAGGCGACGCTCGGCCGCGGGACGGCGGACGTCCGCACGACGGTGCCCTTCCTCGACCACATGATGACGGTGCTCGCGAAATACTCGGGGATCGACCTGGTCATCCGCGCCGAGGGGGACCTGCGGCATCACATCATCGAGGACGTCGCGCTCACGGTGGGGCCGGCGATCGCGGCGGCGCTGCCGGCGACGGCGGCGCGCTACGGGGAGCGACTGGTGCCCATGGACGAGGCCGTGGTGCAGGCCGTGCTCGATGTGGGCGGACGCCCCTACTATGAGGGACCGATCCCTTCGTCCCTCTACGATCACTGGATGCGTTCCTTCTGCGATTCGGGGAAGTTCACGCTCCACCTGCTGGTGCTGCGCGGCACCGACCGGCACCACATCGTCGAGGCCGCCTTCAAGGCGCTCGGATTCGCGCTGCGCCAAGCCGCGGTCGATTCGGGAGCGGTCTTCAGCACCAAGGGTGCCATCGAGATGGACGCGACATGA
- the hisF gene encoding imidazole glycerol phosphate synthase subunit HisF, translating to MTLTRRLIVCLDVQEGRVVKGVNFTGLRDVGDPVELAMRYEADGADEITFLDISATHEGRATLLDLARRTAERLFIPLTIGGGIRTVEDIAAALRAGADKVSVNSAAVRTPDILTEGAARFGAQCIVASIDAAWDGTRYVVHTAGGRTRTGLDAIAWARECVARGAGEILLTSIDRDGRRDGYDLALTRAVADAVNVPVIASGGAGYAGHLCDAITQGGADAVLVAGILHDGRSTVGALKSAMRAAALPIREVAA from the coding sequence ATGACGCTCACGCGACGACTCATCGTCTGCCTGGATGTGCAGGAGGGGCGCGTGGTGAAAGGGGTGAACTTCACCGGGCTCCGCGACGTCGGCGACCCGGTGGAGCTGGCGATGCGCTATGAGGCCGACGGCGCCGACGAGATCACCTTTCTCGACATCTCGGCGACGCACGAAGGGCGCGCGACGCTGCTCGACCTGGCGCGCCGCACGGCAGAGCGACTCTTCATCCCGCTCACCATCGGCGGCGGCATCCGCACCGTCGAGGACATCGCGGCCGCGCTGCGTGCCGGTGCCGACAAGGTGAGCGTGAACAGCGCCGCCGTCCGCACGCCGGATATCCTCACCGAAGGGGCCGCGCGCTTCGGTGCGCAGTGCATCGTGGCGAGCATCGATGCGGCGTGGGACGGCACCAGGTATGTGGTGCACACGGCTGGTGGGCGCACGCGCACCGGATTGGACGCCATCGCGTGGGCGCGCGAGTGCGTCGCACGGGGCGCGGGCGAGATCCTGCTCACGAGCATCGATCGCGACGGCCGGCGCGACGGCTACGACCTCGCGCTCACGCGCGCGGTGGCGGATGCCGTCAACGTCCCGGTGATCGCCTCCGGCGGGGCGGGGTACGCGGGACATCTCTGTGACGCGATCACGCAGGGCGGCGCGGACGCCGTGCTCGTGGCGGGTATCCTGCACGACGGGCGATCGACGGTCGGTGCACTCAAATCGGCGATGCGCGCGGCCGCGTTGCCCATCCGGGAGGTGGCGGCATGA